A genomic stretch from Embleya scabrispora includes:
- a CDS encoding type I polyketide synthase → MRTPSGFPPATWRKWARVSTNASSDAPMDASTNASTNASSDVSTNASSDASTNASTTEGKLLDYLKRATADLGRTRRRLREVEAAAHEPIAVVATACRYPGGVDTPEELWRLVAEEADAVGDFPRDRGWDVDGIYDPDPARAGHTYTRRGGFLAGAADFDAELFGVNPREALAMDPQQRLFLETSWEVIERAGIDPTSLGGSRVGVFAGAVSSGYAERIADVPEEVEGYLGTGGMVSVVSGRVAYTLGLEGPAVTVDTACSSSLVAVHLAVHALRRGECTMALAGGVTVLSTPGIFVEFSRQRGLAPDGRCKAFAAAADGTGWAEGAGVLLLERLGDAVRAGHPVLAVIRGSAVNQDGASNGLTAPNDLAQERVIRQALDSARLNAHDVDAVEAHGTGTVLGDPIEARALLATYGRDRPAGRPLRLGAVKSNIGHTGAAAGVAGVIKMIEAMRHELLPRTLHVDEPTPHVDWSSGGVELLTRAHPWPSDGRPRRAGVSSFGVSGTNAHVIVEEAPRSPAEPAPGEPDMPTGADMPALPWVLGARGDEALRDQAARLAAHLRARPGFRPADVGYSLAVSRAALDSRAVVVGTGSDDLLAGLDTLARGEDSTRVVRGRVGQDSRVAFLFTGQGSPRPGMGRELYAAWPVFASAFDAVARELDARLAGHVERPLAEVVLSVDDPGAGELLGRTVYAQTGLFALQVALFRLYESWGVRPELLLGHSIGELSAAHLAGVWPLPDAAALIAARALAMQELPSRGAMVAVAASEAEIRAAIAEHGVAADVAAVNGPAAVVVSGDTEPVLALARRFAEQGRRTRRLATSHAFHSAHMDGLSDRFRKVAASVSASAPRIPVISDLSGRPLTAEEAGSADYWVRHVRGTVRFADGVAALADAGATALIELGPDGVLTALARDFLATRSSGSAAIPVCVPALRRGRPEAVTAVHALGALHACGSRIDGERFFAGTGARRIDLPTYAFRRRRYWLDVDAGAPMGAGPGATATGHPLLGAELSLAAGDGPVLTGRLSRRTHPWLADHAVGGSVLFPGTAFVEVAIRAGDRVGCPHVAELMVEAPLVVPEDDAVWIQVTVGPVEEAGRRRVEVHSRCEDGGGHGSGTNDAWTRHAVGVLTSEAAVETAPDADPVTSGPWPPPGAEPVDLGGFYADLAAGGFGYGPSFRGLRAAWRLDDHVYAEVSLPAERRDEAAGFLLHPALFDAALHAGGLIEHGHDPGQPRLVFSWRGVSVHAVGAGALRVRMSVTGADAVELVAADGAGNPVVSVRELVTRPTHPTGPAETAGGELYRLDWIPLAAPERPQDPAGGPWAVLAPDPFGVGGALERAGIAAREHPELAALADESVAPAVVLLPLAPEPPAALPDSAGRAVERMLHTVRQWLAHPAWAATRLVVLTRGAVAARPGEGVADPANASVRGLLCSVQAEHPGRFLLVDIDPDADTPTTLPDAVRTAFAAGESQIALRAGAALVPRIVRGDDSGLLPLAPDGPWVLDTTGAGDLDRLAPLPFPDAARPLAPHEIRLAVRAAGLNFRDVLVGLGVVPAHVGMGTEAAGIVTEVGSAVGDRRPGDRVTGRVPAALGPVAVVDHRAVVRIPAGWTFAEAAGMPVAFQTAHHALFEVADLKPGESVLIHAAAGGVGMAAVQLARHLGAEVYATASPGKWDILRELGLDDRHIASSRSLDFEHAFAGAGDGRGVDVVLNALAREYVDASLRLLAPGGRLVELGKTDRRDPEAVAARYPGVTYHPFVDPGPERIGRILTEIVDLVEGGALHLLPVRTWDIREAAHAYRYMSQARHIGKIVLTVPAAPDPDGTVLITGGTGALGGLLARHLVTEHGAEHLLLTGRAGERAPGARALREELCRLGARHVEIVACDVADREQLADVLGRVPAAHPLTAVVHAAGVVEDGVVTSMTGDGLRRVLRPKIDGAMNLHRLTADADLAMFVLYSSVAGVLGGAGQGAYAAANTFLDALAHHRRAAGLPGASLAWGLWDQASGITAGLGPADRARAARSGMVPLSAAQGLALFDAATNLPDPLLLPLRFDGAALERGAGPVPAVLRGLVRGPGRRSARTTARAEPAADLGRRLAASTEADRRRLLIDLVRGHAATVLGLGGADAVDPYRGFTDIGFDSLTAVELRNRLDAATDLRLPATLVFDHPTPADLADHLYAELVPDTDTPAVVPALLAELDRLAVRLAEVRADEDDRAEIAGRLDRLRTEWRGREEYAAGAASTSVAARLEEASADEVLDFIDRELGSP, encoded by the coding sequence ATGAGGACTCCCTCCGGCTTCCCTCCGGCCACCTGGCGAAAGTGGGCTCGCGTGTCGACCAACGCATCGAGCGACGCACCGATGGACGCATCGACCAACGCTTCGACCAACGCTTCGAGCGACGTATCCACGAACGCTTCGAGCGACGCATCGACGAACGCGTCGACCACCGAGGGAAAACTCCTCGACTACCTCAAGCGGGCCACCGCCGATCTCGGCCGGACCCGCCGCAGACTGCGCGAGGTCGAGGCGGCGGCACACGAGCCGATCGCCGTGGTCGCCACCGCCTGCCGCTACCCCGGCGGGGTGGACACGCCCGAGGAGTTGTGGCGGCTCGTCGCCGAAGAGGCCGACGCGGTAGGCGACTTCCCGCGCGACCGCGGCTGGGACGTCGACGGCATCTACGACCCGGACCCCGCCCGAGCCGGGCACACGTACACCCGGCGCGGCGGATTCCTCGCCGGCGCGGCCGACTTCGACGCCGAACTGTTCGGCGTCAACCCGCGCGAGGCACTGGCCATGGACCCGCAACAGCGGTTGTTCCTGGAGACCTCCTGGGAGGTGATCGAGCGCGCCGGCATCGATCCGACCTCGCTCGGCGGCAGTCGGGTCGGGGTGTTCGCCGGCGCCGTCTCCTCCGGCTACGCCGAGCGGATCGCCGACGTGCCGGAAGAGGTCGAGGGATACCTCGGCACCGGCGGCATGGTCAGCGTCGTCTCCGGGCGCGTCGCCTACACCCTCGGCCTCGAGGGGCCGGCCGTCACGGTCGACACCGCGTGCTCGTCCTCGCTCGTGGCCGTCCACCTCGCCGTGCACGCGCTGCGTCGCGGCGAGTGCACGATGGCACTGGCCGGCGGGGTGACCGTGCTGTCCACGCCCGGCATCTTCGTCGAGTTCAGCCGGCAGCGCGGCCTCGCCCCCGACGGGCGCTGCAAGGCGTTCGCCGCGGCGGCCGACGGCACCGGCTGGGCCGAGGGCGCGGGTGTGCTGCTGCTCGAACGGCTCGGCGACGCGGTCCGGGCCGGACACCCCGTACTGGCCGTCATCCGGGGCAGCGCGGTGAACCAGGACGGCGCCAGCAACGGCCTGACCGCCCCCAACGACCTCGCCCAGGAACGGGTCATCCGCCAAGCCCTCGACTCCGCACGGCTGAATGCCCACGACGTCGACGCGGTCGAGGCACACGGCACCGGTACGGTCCTGGGCGACCCGATCGAGGCACGGGCCCTGCTGGCCACCTACGGCCGCGACCGGCCCGCCGGACGACCGCTGCGCCTCGGCGCGGTCAAGTCCAACATCGGCCACACCGGCGCGGCGGCGGGCGTGGCCGGCGTGATCAAGATGATCGAGGCCATGCGGCACGAACTGCTGCCGCGAACACTGCACGTGGACGAGCCGACCCCGCACGTCGACTGGTCGTCCGGCGGCGTCGAACTCCTCACCCGGGCCCACCCCTGGCCGAGCGACGGCCGTCCGCGCCGGGCCGGGGTCTCCTCCTTCGGCGTGAGCGGCACCAACGCACACGTGATCGTGGAGGAGGCGCCGCGGTCACCGGCGGAGCCGGCACCGGGCGAACCCGACATGCCGACCGGCGCGGATATGCCGGCCCTGCCGTGGGTTCTCGGTGCCCGGGGCGACGAGGCGTTGCGGGATCAGGCCGCTCGGCTCGCCGCGCATCTGCGGGCGCGGCCGGGGTTTCGTCCGGCCGACGTGGGCTATTCGCTGGCCGTGTCGCGGGCCGCCCTCGACTCCCGTGCCGTCGTCGTGGGCACCGGTTCCGACGACCTGCTCGCCGGGCTCGACACGCTGGCTCGGGGCGAGGACTCGACCCGCGTCGTGCGCGGTCGGGTCGGCCAAGACTCCCGTGTGGCCTTCCTGTTCACGGGCCAGGGCAGCCCGCGTCCGGGCATGGGCCGGGAACTGTACGCGGCCTGGCCGGTGTTCGCGAGCGCCTTCGACGCGGTGGCCCGGGAACTGGACGCCCGGCTGGCCGGACACGTCGAACGGCCGCTGGCCGAGGTCGTGCTGAGCGTCGACGATCCGGGCGCGGGGGAACTGCTCGGACGGACCGTCTACGCGCAGACCGGCCTGTTCGCGCTCCAGGTCGCCCTCTTCCGACTCTACGAATCGTGGGGCGTGCGACCGGAGTTGCTGCTCGGGCACTCGATCGGCGAGTTGTCGGCCGCCCACCTGGCCGGGGTATGGCCGCTGCCCGACGCCGCGGCGCTGATCGCGGCCCGTGCGCTCGCGATGCAGGAATTGCCCTCCCGCGGCGCGATGGTCGCGGTCGCCGCGAGCGAGGCGGAGATCCGCGCCGCGATCGCCGAGCACGGCGTCGCGGCGGACGTGGCGGCGGTCAACGGCCCGGCCGCCGTCGTGGTCTCCGGCGACACCGAGCCGGTGCTCGCGCTGGCCCGGCGATTCGCCGAACAGGGCCGGCGAACCCGACGGTTGGCCACGAGCCACGCGTTCCACAGTGCGCACATGGACGGCCTGTCCGATCGGTTCCGCAAGGTGGCGGCGAGCGTCTCGGCGTCGGCCCCGCGCATCCCGGTGATCTCCGACCTGAGCGGCCGCCCCCTCACGGCGGAGGAGGCGGGCAGCGCGGACTATTGGGTCCGGCACGTGCGCGGGACGGTCCGGTTCGCCGACGGCGTCGCCGCACTTGCCGACGCGGGCGCGACCGCGCTGATCGAACTGGGCCCGGACGGGGTGCTGACCGCGCTCGCCCGGGACTTCCTGGCCACCCGGTCGTCCGGATCCGCCGCGATCCCGGTCTGCGTCCCGGCCCTGCGCCGGGGCCGACCGGAGGCGGTCACCGCGGTGCACGCCCTCGGCGCCCTGCACGCCTGCGGCAGCCGGATCGACGGCGAGCGGTTCTTCGCCGGCACCGGCGCCCGTCGGATCGACCTGCCGACCTACGCGTTCCGCCGCAGGCGATACTGGCTCGACGTCGACGCGGGCGCGCCGATGGGGGCCGGCCCGGGGGCGACCGCCACCGGTCACCCGCTGCTCGGCGCCGAACTGAGCCTGGCGGCCGGCGACGGACCGGTCCTCACCGGACGCCTGTCCCGACGTACCCACCCGTGGTTGGCGGACCACGCCGTCGGCGGCAGCGTGCTCTTCCCCGGCACCGCGTTCGTGGAGGTCGCGATCCGGGCCGGTGACCGGGTGGGCTGCCCGCACGTGGCCGAACTCATGGTGGAGGCACCGCTCGTCGTTCCCGAGGACGACGCGGTGTGGATCCAGGTCACGGTCGGACCGGTCGAAGAGGCCGGCCGCCGTCGGGTGGAGGTGCACTCCCGGTGCGAGGACGGCGGTGGTCACGGGTCGGGTACGAACGACGCGTGGACCCGGCACGCGGTCGGCGTACTCACGTCCGAAGCCGCCGTCGAGACCGCGCCCGACGCGGATCCCGTCACCTCGGGGCCGTGGCCGCCACCCGGGGCCGAACCGGTCGACCTCGGCGGCTTCTACGCCGACCTCGCGGCCGGCGGCTTCGGCTATGGCCCGTCCTTCCGCGGTCTGCGCGCCGCCTGGCGGCTCGACGACCACGTGTACGCCGAGGTGTCCCTCCCCGCCGAACGCCGTGACGAGGCAGCCGGCTTCCTCCTGCACCCGGCGCTGTTCGACGCCGCCCTGCACGCCGGCGGCCTGATCGAGCACGGGCACGATCCCGGGCAGCCGCGACTGGTGTTCTCCTGGCGCGGGGTGAGCGTGCACGCCGTCGGCGCCGGGGCACTGCGCGTACGCATGTCGGTCACCGGCGCCGACGCGGTCGAACTGGTCGCCGCCGACGGCGCCGGCAACCCCGTCGTCTCGGTCCGCGAACTGGTGACCCGCCCCACCCACCCCACCGGCCCCGCCGAGACGGCCGGCGGCGAGCTGTACCGGCTCGACTGGATCCCGCTCGCCGCACCCGAGCGGCCGCAGGACCCGGCCGGCGGCCCGTGGGCCGTGCTCGCCCCCGATCCCTTCGGCGTGGGCGGCGCACTGGAGCGGGCCGGGATCGCGGCGCGTGAGCATCCCGAACTCGCGGCGCTCGCCGACGAGTCCGTGGCCCCGGCGGTGGTCCTGCTCCCGCTCGCCCCCGAGCCCCCGGCGGCACTGCCCGACTCGGCCGGCCGGGCCGTGGAGCGCATGCTGCACACCGTCCGACAGTGGTTGGCGCACCCCGCGTGGGCGGCGACCCGCCTGGTCGTCCTCACGCGCGGCGCCGTCGCGGCCCGCCCCGGTGAGGGCGTCGCCGACCCGGCCAACGCGTCCGTCCGGGGCCTACTGTGTTCGGTACAGGCCGAACACCCGGGGCGCTTCCTGCTCGTCGACATCGACCCGGACGCCGACACACCGACCACGCTGCCCGACGCCGTCCGGACGGCGTTCGCCGCCGGCGAGTCGCAGATCGCACTGCGCGCGGGCGCGGCGCTGGTCCCGAGGATCGTCCGGGGCGACGATTCCGGACTGCTGCCCCTCGCCCCCGACGGCCCCTGGGTGCTCGACACCACCGGCGCGGGCGACCTGGACCGCCTCGCGCCGCTGCCCTTCCCGGACGCCGCCCGCCCGCTCGCCCCGCACGAGATCCGGCTCGCGGTCCGCGCCGCCGGCCTCAACTTCCGCGACGTGCTGGTCGGTCTGGGCGTGGTACCCGCGCACGTCGGCATGGGCACCGAGGCCGCCGGGATCGTCACCGAAGTCGGCTCGGCCGTTGGCGACCGGCGACCCGGCGACCGCGTGACGGGCCGGGTGCCCGCCGCGCTAGGCCCGGTCGCCGTCGTCGACCACCGGGCCGTCGTGCGCATTCCGGCGGGATGGACGTTCGCCGAGGCCGCCGGCATGCCGGTCGCCTTCCAAACCGCCCACCACGCCCTGTTCGAGGTCGCCGACCTCAAGCCGGGCGAATCCGTCCTGATCCACGCGGCCGCCGGCGGCGTGGGCATGGCCGCCGTACAACTGGCCCGACACCTCGGCGCCGAGGTCTACGCCACGGCGAGCCCCGGCAAGTGGGACATTCTACGCGAACTCGGCCTGGACGACCGGCACATCGCCTCCTCCCGCTCGCTCGACTTCGAGCACGCCTTCGCCGGCGCGGGGGACGGCCGCGGCGTCGACGTCGTCCTCAACGCGCTGGCCCGGGAGTACGTGGACGCCTCGCTGCGCCTGCTGGCACCCGGCGGCCGGCTGGTGGAACTCGGCAAGACGGACCGGCGCGACCCCGAAGCCGTCGCCGCGCGGTACCCGGGGGTGACCTACCACCCCTTCGTCGACCCCGGCCCCGAGCGCATCGGCCGCATCCTCACCGAGATCGTCGACCTCGTCGAGGGCGGCGCCCTGCACCTGCTCCCGGTGCGCACCTGGGACATCCGGGAGGCTGCGCACGCGTACCGGTACATGAGCCAGGCCAGGCACATCGGCAAGATCGTGCTGACCGTGCCCGCCGCACCCGACCCCGACGGCACCGTACTGATCACCGGGGGCACCGGCGCCCTCGGCGGCCTGCTGGCCCGGCACCTGGTGACCGAGCACGGCGCCGAACACCTGCTGCTCACCGGTCGGGCCGGCGAGCGGGCCCCGGGCGCGCGGGCACTGCGCGAGGAACTGTGCCGGCTGGGCGCCCGGCACGTCGAGATCGTCGCCTGCGACGTCGCCGACCGGGAGCAACTGGCCGACGTACTGGGCCGGGTGCCCGCCGCGCATCCCCTGACGGCCGTCGTGCACGCCGCCGGCGTGGTCGAGGACGGTGTCGTCACGTCCATGACCGGCGACGGGCTGCGCCGGGTGTTGCGCCCGAAGATCGACGGCGCGATGAACCTGCACCGGCTGACCGCCGACGCGGACCTCGCGATGTTCGTGCTGTACTCGTCGGTGGCCGGGGTGCTCGGCGGCGCGGGACAGGGCGCCTACGCGGCGGCCAATACCTTCCTGGACGCACTGGCCCACCACCGCCGGGCGGCCGGGCTGCCCGGCGCGTCGCTGGCCTGGGGGTTGTGGGACCAGGCGAGCGGGATCACCGCCGGCCTCGGTCCGGCCGACCGGGCCAGGGCGGCGCGCTCCGGGATGGTGCCGTTGTCCGCCGCGCAGGGGTTGGCCCTGTTCGATGCCGCCACGAACCTGCCTGATCCGCTGCTGCTGCCGCTGCGTTTCGACGGCGCGGCCCTGGAACGCGGCGCCGGCCCGGTGCCCGCCGTGCTGCGCGGCCTGGTGCGCGGCCCGGGGCGGCGAAGTGCCCGCACCACCGCCCGAGCGGAGCCGGCCGCCGATCTGGGGCGGCGCCTGGCCGCGTCGACCGAGGCGGACCGGCGCAGGCTGCTGATCGACCTGGTCCGCGGCCACGCGGCTACCGTGCTGGGCCTCGGCGGCGCGGACGCGGTGGACCCTTACCGAGGCTTCACCGACATCGGCTTCGACTCGCTGACCGCCGTGGAACTGCGCAACCGCCTGGACGCCGCCACCGACCTGCGGCTGCCCGCCACCCTGGTCTTCGACCACCCGACTCCGGCCGACCTCGCGGACCACCTGTACGCCGAACTCGTCCCCGACACCGACACCCCCGCCGTAGTACCCGCACTGCTCGCCGAACTCGACCGCCTGGCCGTCCGGCTCGCCGAGGTGCGGGCCGACGAGGACGACCGCGCCGAGATCGCCGGCCGGCTCGACCGGCTGCGCACCGAGTGGCGCGGCCGAGAGGAGTACGCCGCCGGAGCCGCCTCGACATCCGTCGCCGCGCGGCTCGAGGAGGCGAGCGCGGACGAGGTGCTGGACTTCATCGACCGTGAACTCGGTTCGCCCTGA